GTTCGGCCGCCTCGGGGACCATGACCTCTTTGGCCAGGTCCCCCGGGCCGCGGGCGGCGCCGACCACCGCGACCAGCGCGAGCAGCGCGCCGAGCGGCAGCGAGCCCAGCGCGTACAACAGGACCACGGCCCCGGCCGCCGCGGTGCTCACCACGTCCCCGATCCACGAGACGTGGCGTGGCCCCACCCGATCGACCAGCGGCCCGGTCAGCCCCTTGACCAGCACGTACGGGGCCATCTTCGCGAACGCCACCAGCCCCGTCTGCGCCGTGCTGCCGGTCGTCGTCAGCACCAGCCAGGGCAGCGCGATGGCCGACACCCGCGTGCCGGTCAGCGACACCGCCATGGCGGCGAGCAAGCCGGCCATCGGACGTGACGAACCGCGCGGACTCATCAGGCGTCCTCCGGCAGCTCAGGCAGGAGGTGCGTGATCAGCGACACCCGCGCGGTTCCCTCAGGTGCCGTCTCGCCGGGCATGTCGCGGCGGCAGCGGGACACGACCTCCTCCAGCTCGTCACGCAGCCGCTGTGCCTCCTGCGGAGTGACGCGCAGCGCGAATGGCGACGGTGACTGACGGAACTTTCCGGCGGCTGCCCCAGAAGTGCCGACGACACCGCTCGTTGATCTTCTTCAGACAAGGGCTTGGTATCTTCGCGGGCAACTACATCTGAGTATCTGTTCGTGTGCTTGAGGCGGCGCTATCCTCACGTTCGGTCGTGAGTGGGGTGAGGCAATGGCCGACAAGGTAGAGCTTTTTCAGGCGTTGCTACAGCGGTTGGAACACTTCGAGTCGACACGGGATCCGCTGCCGTTGCTGGAAGCATCCACCGTCGAGCAGGCCGGTCAACTGCTCCAGGCCACCGGCGGCGGCGACGACGAAACCCTTGCGCTGCATCTACTGGCCTGGTTGCACTGGTACCGTCACCTTGTTTCTCCAGAGGAGGAGAACCTTGCGGACCTGAAAGCCGCGGTGCGTATGTTCATCCCCTGTTTCGTCGACGACACCGGCTCGATTCCGGTGGTATTGCTTCCTTTTCTGGCTGATCACGCGATTCCCTATGCCGAGGAGCGCCTGCAACATGCGATCGACACGTCCGATCAAGGCGTGATCGTGGCTGTGGTCCGACTGTGGCGACGAATTCTGGACCACCTTCCCGAGGATAGTAGTGAGCGTCACGCATGCCTCGGGAACCTGGCGGCCGCTCTGGAGCTTCAATTCCGGCGGCTGGGGACTGTGGAAGATGCTGATGAGTCGATTGACCTGGGGCGTCAGGCGGTACTTGCCGCTCCAGAGATTGATGATCGGGCAGTATATTTGAATAATCTGGGAACGGCGTTGCGCGGCCGTTTCGAACGTACGGGGTTCATCGAGGATCTGGACGAGGCGATCGCGGTGGCACGACAGGCCCTGCAAGCCACCTCGGCCGGCCACCCTGGCCGTGCGGGCCGGTTGAACACCCTTGGGAATGCTCTGCAGACCCGTTTCGGACGTGTGGGGGTGATCGAGGATCTGGATGAGGCGATCTCGACGGCGCGCCAGGCCGTGGTAGAGGACCACGCTGACAGCCCTGACCATGCTATGTATCTCAATAATCTGGGGAACGCGCTGCAGATCCGTTTCGAGCGGATGGGAGCATTGGAGGATCTGAATGAGGCGATCAATGTAAAAAATAATGCGGTGCGATGCACGCCTGCTGGTCATCCCGACAGCGCCGGTCGCCTCAGCAACCTCGGGAGCGCGTTGTCGGCCCGATTCGGGCGGATAGGCGTGTTGAGGGATTTGGATCAGGCGGTGGAGGTGGGGCGTCGGGCGGTGCGGTTGGCTCATCTCGGCGACCCCGATCGGGCGATGTATCTTAATAATTTGGGTAATGCGTTGCAGGTTCGTTTCCAGCGGATCGGGGTGTTGGAGGATTTGGATGAGGCGGTGGAGGTGGCGCGTCAGGCGGTACAGGTCACTCCTGACGATCATCCGGTACGGGTGGGGTACCTGAATAATTTGGGTGGTGCGTTGCAGCTCCGTTTCTTACGGATGGGGGTTCTGGCGGATCTGGATGAGGCGGTGGAATCGGGACGCCAGGCCGTGCGAGCCATCGCTCCCGGACATCCGGACGAGGCGAGGTGCCTGGGTAACCTGGGGAACGCCCTGTGGTTGCGTTTCGATAACGCCGGGACACTGCGGCATTTGGATGAGGCGGTGGAGGTGGGGCGTCGGGCGGTGCGGTTGGCTCATCTCGGCGATCCCGATCGGGCGATGTATCTTAATAATTTGGGTAATGCGTTGCAGGTTCGTTTCCAGCGGATCGGGGTGTTGGAGGATTTGGATGAGGCGGTGGAGGTGGCGCGTCAGGCGGTACAGGTCACTCCTGACGATCATCCGGTACGGGTGGGGTACCTGAATAATTTGGGTGGTGCGTTGCAGCTCCGTTTCTTACGGATGGGGGTTCTGGCGGATCTGGATGAGGCGGTGGAATCGGGACGCCAGGCCGTGCGAGCCATCGCTCCCGGACATCCGGACGAGGCGAGGTGCCTGAGCAATCTAGGGAACGCGCTACGAATGCAGTCCGAACAAACCGGAGCGCTGGATGCTTTGAATGAGGCTGTAGGCATGTGGCGTCAAGTGGTCCAGGTAACTCCTACAGACCATCCTGACCGGCCGATGTACCTGAGCAATCTAGGAGTAGGACTGCGATATCGCTATGAGCGCACCGGAGTGCTGGATGATTTGGATGAGGCGGTTGAGGTGGGTCGTCAGGCGGTGCAAGCCTCCTCTGCCGGCGATCCGGACCGGGCGGTGTACCTGAGCAACTTGGGGAATGCCTTGGGGTTCCGTCACGAAAGACTCGGAACGGACGGGGATCTGGACGCTGCTGTATCGGCTTATGAGGAAGTGGTAGGTATAGACTCAGCTGCCCCGTCCATGCGAATCGGTGCTGCTGAGATCGCTGCGAATCTGTGCGCGACCCTCCGGCCACGCCAGGCCGCTGCACTTTTGGAGAGTGCGGTGGAATTGCTGCCGCAGGTGGCGCCGAGACGACTCGCGCGGTCTGACCAGCAGTATGCAGTTGGCGCTTTTCATGGACTCGCAGCCGATGCCGCCGCACTGGCCCTCGCCGTCCCGGGCCTGTCTTCCGGTCAACGAGCTACGAAGGCGTTGCGACTCTTGGAGGCCGCGAGGGCGATTCTGCTGAGCCAGGCCCTGCGTACTCGCAGTGACTTGACCGATTTACGTGCGCAACATCCCGGTGTCGCCACCCGGTTCGTTGAACTTAGGGACCTATTGGACCGGCCCCTTGCCGGTAGGGTTGCGAACCCTTTGACGGTCACCTGGCAAAGGTCCACGATCGCAGTCGAACCCGTCGTGGACGATCGGCGGCGTTTGGCCGATGAGTTCACCGCTCTGCTTGACCACATCCGCTCCTTGGAAAATTTCGGTTCCTTTGCTCTTCCTCCATCTGTCGACGAGCTACTGGAGCAGGCGGGGTCCGGTCCGGTGATCGTGTTGAACATCAGCCGCCACCGGAGCGACGCGCTGTTGCTCGCCCCGGACGGCATCACCGCACTGGAACTGCCAGGGCTCACTCCTGACACCGTGCTCGCGCGGGTCAACGCCTTTCAACACGCCGTGCGCGTCGCCACCGATCTTGGTCTTCCCGAACATGATCGAGGGGACGCCGACGAAACGGTCACCGCCGTTCTGGGTTGGCTGTGGGATGAGGTCGCCGGTCCTGTTCTGTCGGCGCTGGGATATCACGGGCCGCCTCCGGCGGACGGTGACTGGCCGCGGGTGTGGTGGGTGCCAGGAGGACTCCTCAGCCTGCTGCCCTTGCATGCGGCGGGGCACCACACCGGCTCGCCTGACCTGCGGCATGGCGCAGTGATGGACAGGGTCGTATCGTCATACACTCCAACGATCAGCGCATTACGCCACGCGCGTGAGCGCGCCGAAACTGTTCCTGTACTGCCGCAACGTGGCCTCGTCGTCGCGATGCCCACGACGCCTGGCAAGAAGGCACTGCGCTATGTGAGCATCGAAGCCGCCAAAGTGCGTGAACGTCTGCCGGATCCGGTGGTTCTGACCGAAACCGGCGATGGAGAGTTGCTTCATCCCGATCAGGTACCCACCACCTCCACTGTTCTGGCGCATCTGGCCGGCTGTGCGTTCGCACATTTCGCATGCCACGGTGTCAGCGACCCTGCCGACCCATCCAACAGCCGACTGCTGCTACATGATCACCTCACGAGCCCCTTGACCGTCTCCGCTCTCGCCCCGGTGGCGCTCGACCATGCACGACTGGCGTATCTGTCGGCCTGCAGGACCGCTTTCACCGGGGTGACCGAGTTGCTGGATGAGGCCATCCACCTGGCTTCGGCGTTCCAACTCGCCGGGTTCCCCCACGTCGTCG
The window above is part of the Sphaerisporangium rubeum genome. Proteins encoded here:
- a CDS encoding MFS transporter; amino-acid sequence: MSPRGSSRPMAGLLAAMAVSLTGTRVSAIALPWLVLTTTGSTAQTGLVAFAKMAPYVLVKGLTGPLVDRVGPRHVSWIGDVVSTAAAGAVVLLYALGSLPLGALLALVAVVGAARGPGDLAKEVMVPEAAERVRVPLERATGLMR
- a CDS encoding CHAT domain-containing protein: MADKVELFQALLQRLEHFESTRDPLPLLEASTVEQAGQLLQATGGGDDETLALHLLAWLHWYRHLVSPEEENLADLKAAVRMFIPCFVDDTGSIPVVLLPFLADHAIPYAEERLQHAIDTSDQGVIVAVVRLWRRILDHLPEDSSERHACLGNLAAALELQFRRLGTVEDADESIDLGRQAVLAAPEIDDRAVYLNNLGTALRGRFERTGFIEDLDEAIAVARQALQATSAGHPGRAGRLNTLGNALQTRFGRVGVIEDLDEAISTARQAVVEDHADSPDHAMYLNNLGNALQIRFERMGALEDLNEAINVKNNAVRCTPAGHPDSAGRLSNLGSALSARFGRIGVLRDLDQAVEVGRRAVRLAHLGDPDRAMYLNNLGNALQVRFQRIGVLEDLDEAVEVARQAVQVTPDDHPVRVGYLNNLGGALQLRFLRMGVLADLDEAVESGRQAVRAIAPGHPDEARCLGNLGNALWLRFDNAGTLRHLDEAVEVGRRAVRLAHLGDPDRAMYLNNLGNALQVRFQRIGVLEDLDEAVEVARQAVQVTPDDHPVRVGYLNNLGGALQLRFLRMGVLADLDEAVESGRQAVRAIAPGHPDEARCLSNLGNALRMQSEQTGALDALNEAVGMWRQVVQVTPTDHPDRPMYLSNLGVGLRYRYERTGVLDDLDEAVEVGRQAVQASSAGDPDRAVYLSNLGNALGFRHERLGTDGDLDAAVSAYEEVVGIDSAAPSMRIGAAEIAANLCATLRPRQAAALLESAVELLPQVAPRRLARSDQQYAVGAFHGLAADAAALALAVPGLSSGQRATKALRLLEAARAILLSQALRTRSDLTDLRAQHPGVATRFVELRDLLDRPLAGRVANPLTVTWQRSTIAVEPVVDDRRRLADEFTALLDHIRSLENFGSFALPPSVDELLEQAGSGPVIVLNISRHRSDALLLAPDGITALELPGLTPDTVLARVNAFQHAVRVATDLGLPEHDRGDADETVTAVLGWLWDEVAGPVLSALGYHGPPPADGDWPRVWWVPGGLLSLLPLHAAGHHTGSPDLRHGAVMDRVVSSYTPTISALRHARERAETVPVLPQRGLVVAMPTTPGKKALRYVSIEAAKVRERLPDPVVLTETGDGELLHPDQVPTTSTVLAHLAGCAFAHFACHGVSDPADPSNSRLLLHDHLTSPLTVSALAPVALDHARLAYLSACRTAFTGVTELLDEAIHLASAFQLAGFPHVVATLWPINDHVAFTVTTAFYTVLSTGKGTLDPDQAAFALHRTIRGVRSGFPATPSLWAAHIHAGA